One Succinispira mobilis DSM 6222 genomic window carries:
- a CDS encoding ABC transporter ATP-binding protein, whose product MIQAKNIKFSYRQQQILQQVEFSLPPGIFASIIGPNGSGKTTFLRLLTRERQDFQGELSLFGKPLANYSLASLAQTVSTVAQNLQIRFPFSCLDLVLLGRRPYNSGVLSKNSATDLEIVYQAMRDTETLQYADRLITELSGGERQRIFLAKALAQQPKLLILDESFANMDMYYSLQCLDILKQKVQKQELSVLSVMHDLNLVKQYSDQVVMFSQGKIFTYGQCNQVMTVENIKQVFNIDVLPVGENALAVIPPRRV is encoded by the coding sequence ATGATACAGGCGAAAAATATAAAATTTTCATATCGACAACAACAGATTTTGCAACAAGTGGAGTTCTCTTTGCCACCCGGAATATTTGCGAGTATTATCGGGCCTAATGGCTCCGGAAAAACGACGTTTTTGCGCTTGTTGACACGTGAGCGGCAAGATTTTCAAGGTGAATTGAGTTTGTTTGGTAAACCTTTAGCTAATTATAGTTTAGCTAGTTTGGCGCAGACAGTTTCCACAGTAGCACAAAATTTGCAAATACGCTTTCCTTTTAGCTGTCTAGATTTAGTGTTATTGGGGCGACGCCCTTATAATTCAGGCGTGTTGAGCAAAAACTCTGCAACTGATTTAGAAATTGTTTATCAAGCGATGCGCGATACAGAAACCTTACAGTACGCTGATCGTTTGATTACAGAACTTTCTGGGGGGGAGCGTCAACGGATTTTTTTGGCGAAAGCCTTAGCACAACAACCCAAATTATTAATTTTAGATGAATCTTTTGCTAATATGGATATGTATTACAGTTTGCAGTGTTTAGATATCTTAAAACAAAAAGTACAAAAGCAAGAACTCAGCGTGTTATCTGTAATGCATGACTTGAATTTAGTTAAACAATACTCAGACCAGGTGGTTATGTTTAGTCAGGGAAAAATTTTCACTTATGGACAATGTAACCAAGTAATGACGGTGGAAAACATTAAACAGGTATTTAATATTGATGTTTTGCCCGTAGGAGAAAATGCCTTAGCGGTAATTCCTCCAAGGAGGGTTTAA
- a CDS encoding ABC transporter substrate-binding protein, translating to MKKLFIFFLVASLLLVGCGQQGGNQPAGEKTKQATIEFTDDTGKLVKLAKPAKKIISLYSAHTENLFSLGLDAEIIGVSTSENYPPAALQKTKFDYRADPERVIAQEPDVVLIRPFVKRGYPDFVKALENAGIQVISLYPEKYADFPEYIQKLGLLTGKSVKAQELLTNFEQQLAKLTQANTQKQAKVFFEATSNQRTTTPDSIPAGLITKLGYQPIFIGKPVVDKGTSIASFDLEELMLQADKIDIYIAQKGIMNAKVSKEVIIARPGYENIKAVRTAKVLIMDEKLISSPTFRLLLGAEQLINMQ from the coding sequence ATGAAAAAATTATTTATTTTTTTCTTGGTTGCGAGCTTGTTGCTAGTTGGTTGTGGTCAACAGGGCGGAAACCAGCCAGCTGGAGAAAAAACAAAACAAGCTACGATTGAATTTACTGATGACACGGGTAAGCTGGTTAAACTAGCAAAACCTGCCAAAAAAATAATTTCTTTATACTCGGCACATACGGAAAACTTATTTAGTTTAGGCTTAGATGCGGAAATTATTGGGGTTAGTACAAGCGAAAATTATCCGCCGGCGGCATTGCAAAAAACTAAGTTTGATTATCGAGCTGATCCAGAACGAGTAATTGCGCAAGAACCGGATGTTGTTTTGATTAGACCTTTTGTTAAGCGGGGTTATCCCGATTTTGTTAAAGCGCTAGAAAACGCAGGTATTCAAGTAATAAGTTTATATCCCGAGAAATATGCTGATTTCCCAGAGTATATTCAAAAATTAGGTTTATTAACTGGCAAAAGTGTTAAAGCGCAAGAATTATTGACGAATTTTGAGCAACAACTTGCCAAATTAACGCAAGCTAATACCCAAAAACAAGCGAAGGTGTTTTTTGAGGCCACTAGCAACCAACGGACGACAACCCCAGACAGTATTCCTGCAGGTTTAATAACCAAACTAGGCTATCAACCAATTTTCATTGGTAAACCCGTGGTTGACAAGGGTACAAGTATTGCCAGTTTTGATTTAGAAGAATTAATGTTACAGGCCGATAAAATTGATATTTATATTGCTCAAAAAGGCATAATGAATGCTAAGGTAAGCAAAGAAGTTATTATAGCTCGCCCAGGTTATGAGAATATCAAAGCAGTGCGCACTGCTAAAGTTTTGATAATGGATGAAAAATTAATTTCTAGTCCAACTTTTCGCTTATTATTAGGGGCAGAACAATTAATAAACATGCAATAA
- a CDS encoding methyl-accepting chemotaxis protein, which translates to MKLTITKRILLGFGLIIAIFVSLSFYAQKGMNDIEVSYQGLVLRSAPLVFEIKDLAMVAEKQQMLIQDYTFTGNKASLEAYQANTKKANDLLASLGKKMITPEGKEYVKKLTSEIRKDEEVSAKIMQMIQQGQVAPAQAYYRANEKTYATTTALTTEVSAFLIDRMQLRVTQNNEKVRGIEKTYLLIMLLGIVAAAAAGVYTARNITKPLAVVVERANSVAAGDLSGAAIANNRSDEIGELLTAMNVMEKNLVDIVQNISEASELVAASSEELSANAEHSAGAAMRIAEASVSVADLNRQQLNSFDASVATVDGMIENIEEVVQVVDNLAGKSKETAQAAMVGQTAVVEATTQMNSINQSVSESTRVISVLNDSSQKVGEIVDVISAIASQTNLLALNAAIEAARAGEAGRGFAVVAEEVRKLAEQSQAAALEISGIIERIQQETMQATQIMQTGNQEVAKGTRVIGDMGERFTGILGMVENLDREFVHITKSMRGLSSLAGTVSESVDGVKQLADKVNKNTHNISSTTQEQSAAVEEIASASTALTNLACRLQETVSRIKL; encoded by the coding sequence TTGAAATTAACAATAACCAAAAGAATTTTATTAGGTTTTGGATTAATTATTGCAATTTTTGTTAGTTTAAGTTTTTATGCACAAAAAGGGATGAATGATATTGAAGTTTCTTACCAAGGTTTAGTACTTAGAAGTGCACCATTGGTATTTGAAATTAAGGACTTAGCGATGGTTGCCGAAAAACAACAAATGCTAATTCAAGACTATACTTTTACGGGGAATAAAGCTTCTTTGGAAGCTTATCAAGCTAATACCAAAAAAGCTAACGATTTGTTGGCAAGTTTAGGTAAAAAGATGATTACTCCCGAAGGTAAGGAATATGTAAAAAAATTAACTTCGGAAATTCGTAAAGATGAAGAAGTTTCGGCAAAAATAATGCAAATGATTCAACAAGGACAGGTTGCACCAGCACAAGCATATTATCGTGCTAACGAAAAAACATATGCGACCACTACGGCTTTGACTACGGAAGTAAGTGCCTTTTTGATTGACCGTATGCAACTGCGGGTAACGCAAAACAATGAAAAAGTAAGAGGCATTGAAAAAACTTATTTGTTGATAATGTTACTAGGAATAGTAGCTGCGGCAGCTGCAGGTGTTTATACAGCACGTAATATTACTAAGCCTTTGGCAGTTGTGGTGGAAAGAGCAAATTCGGTTGCGGCCGGAGATTTAAGTGGCGCGGCAATTGCCAATAATCGTTCGGACGAAATTGGCGAACTACTTACAGCGATGAATGTAATGGAAAAAAATCTTGTAGATATCGTGCAAAATATCTCCGAAGCCTCAGAATTAGTGGCTGCATCTAGTGAAGAATTAAGTGCTAATGCCGAACATTCTGCGGGTGCGGCAATGCGGATTGCCGAAGCTAGTGTAAGTGTGGCTGATTTAAATCGTCAACAACTTAATAGCTTTGATGCCTCTGTAGCTACTGTGGATGGTATGATTGAAAATATCGAAGAAGTAGTACAAGTGGTAGATAACCTGGCAGGTAAATCCAAAGAAACCGCACAAGCCGCAATGGTAGGCCAAACAGCGGTAGTGGAAGCAACTACGCAAATGAATAGTATCAACCAATCAGTATCAGAATCCACACGTGTAATTAGCGTGCTCAATGATAGTTCGCAAAAAGTAGGCGAAATTGTCGATGTAATTAGTGCCATTGCTAGCCAAACTAATCTATTGGCGTTAAATGCAGCAATTGAAGCAGCTCGCGCTGGAGAAGCAGGTCGTGGTTTTGCAGTAGTTGCGGAAGAAGTACGCAAATTAGCTGAACAATCGCAAGCAGCCGCCTTAGAAATTAGTGGCATTATTGAGCGTATTCAACAAGAAACTATGCAAGCAACGCAAATCATGCAAACTGGTAATCAAGAAGTAGCCAAAGGTACGCGGGTAATTGGCGATATGGGTGAAAGATTTACAGGCATTTTGGGCATGGTTGAAAATCTCGACCGAGAATTTGTCCATATTACCAAATCAATGCGTGGTCTATCTAGCTTGGCTGGCACTGTAAGTGAAAGCGTTGATGGTGTAAAACAATTAGCGGATAAAGTAAATAAAAATACGCATAATATTAGTTCTACAACTCAAGAACAATCAGCGGCAGTAGAAGAAATTGCGTCTGCAAGTACGGCTCTGACCAATTTGGCTTGCCGTTTACAAGAAACAGTAAGTAGAATAAAATTATAA
- a CDS encoding sensor histidine kinase, whose amino-acid sequence MNKGSLDEIIQQVLMSVNNGRWQVEEFNKMVKNEFKVVSIFDHKLQKNMADIQKKLEEKEREEKRARRFLAEVSSAVEDLSEDKLQQAYAQVSYLQEEVEKLRSQALDVSKEIKSNKQKQLAYINKIKKAANLAHHLQEVTNYLGNQMLEMLGEIKDLRYRQLQSEYIIYGQEEERLRLARDIHDGPAQSIAGISFKAEFCKKLIDQDPIRCKQELSLLTDMVRETLGDVRNIIFDLRPMSIDDLGLTPTLKNYVEKIKKENEIDLQLKITGRVVRLASHLEVGIYRIVQEAVSNVLRHSKATYACIEITYTNEQIWVRIIDNGEGFELDKIASGHYGLLGMRERAKLFTGDLDITSESGKGTTIRLVINTENYILKVTGSTD is encoded by the coding sequence TTGAATAAAGGTTCCTTAGATGAAATAATTCAACAGGTGTTAATGAGTGTCAATAACGGACGTTGGCAGGTTGAAGAATTTAATAAAATGGTAAAAAATGAATTTAAAGTAGTGAGTATTTTCGACCATAAGCTACAAAAAAACATGGCGGATATTCAAAAAAAATTAGAAGAAAAAGAGCGGGAAGAAAAGCGAGCCCGCCGCTTTTTAGCCGAAGTAAGTAGTGCGGTAGAAGATTTGTCCGAAGACAAATTGCAACAAGCTTATGCCCAGGTAAGTTATTTGCAAGAAGAAGTAGAGAAATTGCGGAGCCAAGCTTTGGATGTAAGTAAGGAAATAAAGAGTAATAAACAAAAGCAATTAGCTTATATCAATAAAATAAAAAAAGCGGCAAACTTAGCCCATCATTTGCAAGAAGTGACGAATTATTTGGGCAACCAAATGTTAGAAATGTTGGGTGAAATCAAGGATTTACGCTATCGCCAATTACAAAGTGAATATATTATTTATGGTCAAGAAGAAGAACGATTGCGTTTAGCTCGAGATATTCATGATGGGCCAGCACAAAGTATTGCTGGAATTAGCTTCAAGGCAGAATTTTGCAAGAAATTGATCGATCAAGATCCGATTCGTTGCAAACAAGAATTGAGTTTGTTAACTGATATGGTGCGTGAAACCTTAGGGGACGTACGCAATATTATTTTTGATTTAAGACCAATGTCCATAGATGACTTAGGTTTGACTCCGACTCTAAAAAATTATGTAGAAAAAATTAAAAAAGAAAATGAAATAGATTTGCAGCTTAAAATTACCGGGCGGGTAGTACGGTTAGCAAGTCACTTAGAGGTAGGCATCTATCGAATTGTCCAAGAAGCTGTGAGTAATGTTTTACGCCATTCTAAGGCAACGTATGCTTGCATAGAAATAACCTATACTAATGAGCAAATTTGGGTAAGAATTATCGATAATGGCGAGGGCTTTGAACTAGATAAAATTGCCAGCGGCCATTATGGATTGCTTGGGATGCGGGAGCGGGCCAAGTTGTTTACCGGTGATTTAGATATCACTTCAGAATCAGGTAAAGGCACGACTATTCGCTTGGTAATAAATACGGAAAACTATATTTTAAAAGTTACTGGTAGTACAGACTAG
- a CDS encoding aminotransferase class I/II-fold pyridoxal phosphate-dependent enzyme has translation MNKSMPILQAMQNYAQADVYPLHTPGHKGGRCLNREYQQLLGPAALAIDVSLMQELDDLHAPEGCIALAQQLAAETFGADKSFFAVNGTSGALQALLLGSFQPGDKLLIARNMHRSLLAALVLANYQVRFLQPEYQADFAISLQVKPEQVAQALAQEPDIKGVLLTSPNYYGLSADIVEIAQITHAYGAVLLVDEAHGAHLGFSEKFPAPALSLGADAVAQSTHKSLSSLTQTSMLHLKSVRLDYQRITAMMSMLTTTSPNYLLLASLDAARYLMQTQGAELLERAWQMANKLRQQLKAIPGLTVLELQDCAGESVVSQDISKILLKVSGLGYTGVEFGQLLRQAGYAVELVDAHNVLLLLSYAEEPARLEGLVQVIRALPQRSPKSVSTLPKLELPERGFDFGKAFYAPRERVLFKEAVGRIAAESIVFYPPGIACILPGEILSKYCLQYCQQMVQLGVAVTGCQDSSLQYLEVLKES, from the coding sequence ATGAACAAATCAATGCCGATTTTACAAGCAATGCAAAACTATGCGCAGGCAGATGTCTATCCTTTGCACACGCCAGGGCATAAAGGCGGCCGTTGCCTTAACCGCGAGTATCAACAATTATTAGGCCCCGCGGCTTTGGCGATTGATGTCTCTTTAATGCAAGAACTCGATGATTTACATGCCCCTGAGGGTTGTATTGCTTTAGCTCAACAATTAGCGGCAGAAACTTTTGGAGCCGATAAAAGTTTCTTTGCTGTAAATGGGACTAGCGGTGCGCTCCAAGCTTTGTTGCTCGGGAGTTTTCAACCGGGAGACAAGTTGTTAATTGCTAGGAATATGCATCGTTCGCTTTTGGCAGCGCTGGTTTTAGCTAATTATCAAGTGCGCTTTTTGCAACCCGAATATCAAGCAGATTTTGCAATTAGCTTGCAGGTAAAACCGGAGCAAGTAGCACAGGCTTTAGCGCAAGAGCCAGATATCAAAGGGGTACTGCTTACTAGTCCGAATTATTATGGTTTAAGTGCTGATATTGTCGAAATTGCGCAAATCACGCATGCCTATGGGGCAGTATTATTGGTGGATGAGGCGCATGGAGCTCATTTGGGGTTTAGTGAAAAATTTCCTGCTCCAGCTTTAAGTTTGGGAGCGGACGCTGTGGCGCAAAGTACCCATAAAAGCTTGAGTTCTTTAACGCAAACTTCAATGTTACATTTAAAATCTGTGCGGCTTGATTATCAAAGAATTACGGCGATGATGAGTATGCTAACGACCACTAGCCCTAATTATTTGTTGCTGGCTTCCTTGGATGCGGCACGCTATTTAATGCAAACTCAAGGAGCAGAATTGCTGGAGAGAGCTTGGCAGATGGCAAATAAACTGCGGCAGCAGCTAAAAGCTATCCCCGGGTTAACGGTGTTGGAACTGCAAGATTGCGCTGGAGAGAGTGTGGTCAGTCAAGATATTAGTAAAATATTGCTGAAAGTGAGTGGATTAGGCTATACAGGTGTCGAGTTTGGGCAATTGTTGCGTCAGGCTGGCTATGCTGTAGAATTAGTAGATGCTCATAATGTACTGCTACTTCTTAGTTATGCCGAAGAACCGGCGCGCTTAGAGGGGTTGGTCCAAGTTATTCGTGCTTTGCCACAACGTTCCCCAAAATCTGTCAGCACTTTGCCTAAGCTAGAATTGCCAGAACGTGGTTTTGATTTTGGCAAGGCTTTTTATGCCCCGCGCGAACGAGTTTTATTTAAAGAAGCAGTGGGGAGAATAGCCGCAGAAAGTATTGTTTTTTATCCACCAGGAATTGCCTGCATTTTACCTGGGGAAATTTTAAGCAAATACTGTTTGCAGTATTGTCAACAGATGGTACAATTAGGAGTAGCAGTTACTGGTTGTCAAGATTCTAGTTTGCAGTATCTAGAAGTGCTAAAAGAAAGTTAG
- the tmk gene encoding dTMP kinase → MKSLFISFEGADACGKSTQVQLLAETLRTQGRELIITREPGGTKVAEKIRDILLDKELQISARGELLLYLAARAEHVQQVIKPALQAGKIVICDRFLDSTLVYQGLARGLGLTEVLRLNDFATQGLLPQVTFWLAASREVLETRRLQRGVPQDRLELEQESFKELVRQGFAQLQELYPARIKKIDASQEISAVQAAIWHSLQEYI, encoded by the coding sequence ATGAAAAGTTTATTTATTAGTTTTGAAGGGGCTGATGCGTGCGGTAAAAGTACGCAGGTACAGTTGTTGGCGGAAACTTTGCGCACTCAAGGACGAGAACTTATTATAACAAGAGAACCTGGAGGTACTAAAGTTGCGGAAAAAATTCGCGATATACTTTTAGACAAGGAATTGCAGATAAGCGCGCGGGGGGAATTGTTGTTGTATTTGGCAGCTAGAGCAGAGCATGTACAGCAGGTAATTAAACCAGCGTTACAGGCGGGAAAAATTGTTATTTGTGATCGCTTTCTGGATTCAACCTTGGTATATCAGGGGCTGGCTAGAGGTTTAGGTTTAACGGAGGTTCTCCGACTTAACGATTTTGCTACCCAAGGCTTGTTACCACAGGTAACATTTTGGTTAGCTGCGTCAAGAGAAGTTTTAGAAACGCGGCGCTTACAGCGTGGCGTTCCACAAGATCGCTTGGAATTAGAACAAGAAAGTTTTAAGGAATTAGTGCGCCAAGGGTTTGCGCAGTTACAAGAACTATACCCTGCGAGAATCAAAAAAATAGATGCCAGTCAAGAGATTAGTGCAGTACAAGCTGCAATTTGGCACAGTCTACAAGAGTATATATAA
- a CDS encoding YaaR family protein, producing the protein MLKVQGFATPQATILNERENNTKVEKSKGAFFTELVDKTDGDYQKRLEELFEKINEQGAKLSQNPTYAELKSYRELVKNFMSESINRAYLLESSVGWDYRGRQKMYTVVKKVDSKLAELAEDVRIGQEKQLSIMEKLDVIKGMLVDMYT; encoded by the coding sequence ATGTTAAAGGTACAAGGATTTGCAACACCGCAGGCAACTATTTTAAATGAGCGTGAAAATAATACTAAAGTGGAAAAAAGCAAAGGGGCTTTTTTCACTGAATTAGTCGATAAAACTGATGGTGATTATCAAAAACGCTTAGAAGAATTGTTTGAAAAAATTAATGAGCAGGGAGCTAAGTTAAGTCAAAACCCTACTTATGCAGAATTGAAAAGCTATCGTGAATTGGTGAAAAATTTTATGTCCGAATCGATAAACCGTGCATATCTCTTAGAATCCAGTGTGGGTTGGGATTATCGTGGTCGCCAAAAAATGTACACGGTTGTCAAAAAGGTTGATAGCAAATTAGCAGAATTGGCGGAAGACGTACGGATTGGGCAAGAAAAACAATTATCAATTATGGAAAAATTAGATGTAATTAAAGGTATGTTGGTGGATATGTATACCTAA
- a CDS encoding ATP-binding protein codes for MLLADLLLSRADQEYLHRFITSKQRPHALLLDISQAGLDERVLPSLAEYALCLQPQSAGACGQCSSCRSLKVQAHPDLQILQPAGKAGIIKLEQVKQLLEKLAYAPRISKLKVIIILNVERLNKEAANSLLKNLEEPDGERLFLFTTENCQAVLPTILSRTLQWRLQKNDSEAVYQSLALVEGTELQKRACVLLAELKPQLARLYLQEESLQLRELALEILTASAQRKLLLVANKLNCQQISKREQLQLLNTFLQFYLRDLLLLQNGCGQLLYNIDRQLELRSLQTSFTGEQLHGYLQFLQRQEKMLALNISVKLLVDDLCIYFD; via the coding sequence TTGTTATTAGCAGATCTATTATTGTCACGAGCAGATCAAGAGTATTTACACAGATTTATAACTTCTAAACAACGACCCCATGCTTTGCTCTTAGATATTAGTCAAGCGGGCTTAGATGAACGAGTCTTGCCAAGTTTGGCAGAATATGCCTTGTGTTTGCAACCGCAAAGTGCAGGCGCTTGCGGGCAATGTAGTAGTTGCCGCAGTTTGAAAGTGCAGGCACATCCTGATTTGCAAATATTACAACCAGCTGGCAAAGCGGGCATAATAAAGCTAGAACAGGTTAAACAATTGCTTGAGAAATTAGCTTATGCACCGCGAATTAGTAAATTAAAAGTCATTATAATTTTAAATGTGGAGCGGCTAAATAAAGAAGCAGCTAATAGTTTGTTAAAAAATCTAGAAGAGCCAGATGGCGAAAGACTATTTTTGTTTACCACGGAAAACTGTCAAGCAGTTTTGCCAACTATTTTATCGCGGACCTTGCAATGGCGTCTGCAAAAAAATGATTCCGAAGCAGTATATCAAAGTTTAGCCTTAGTAGAAGGCACTGAGCTGCAAAAACGTGCCTGTGTATTACTGGCGGAACTCAAACCGCAGTTGGCGCGCCTCTATTTGCAAGAAGAAAGTTTACAGTTGCGCGAACTAGCTTTAGAAATACTTACAGCTAGCGCACAAAGAAAGTTATTATTGGTGGCCAATAAACTTAATTGTCAACAAATTAGTAAGCGGGAGCAACTACAACTTTTAAATACTTTTTTGCAATTTTATTTACGCGATTTATTGCTCTTGCAAAATGGTTGTGGACAATTATTGTATAATATAGATAGACAGTTAGAATTACGAAGCTTACAAACAAGTTTTACTGGTGAGCAATTGCACGGCTATCTTCAATTTTTGCAACGCCAAGAGAAGATGCTGGCTTTAAATATTAGTGTTAAGTTACTAGTAGACGATTTATGTATATATTTTGATTGA
- a CDS encoding PSP1 domain-containing protein has product MPIVVGIRFKKAGKVYYFDPINTSIAKGDFAIVETIRGVEYGEVVIGPKEVSEEEVVSPLKPVIRKANETDAKVYEENCRKQKEAFSICEEKIIFHQLPMKLIDVEYTFDVNKIIFYFTAEGRIDFRDLVKDLAAVFRTRIELRQIGVRDEAKMLGGIGCCGRPLCCATFLGDFEPVSIRMAKDQSLSLNPAKISGICGRLMCCLKYENHMYEGNCNQNCKSCREFIPRPGQKVVTPLGEGMVRSVNRKQHLVTVELAADNVLTLSIDEVVEVTAVKNEL; this is encoded by the coding sequence TTGCCGATTGTAGTAGGAATAAGGTTTAAAAAAGCAGGCAAGGTGTATTACTTTGATCCGATAAATACCAGTATTGCCAAAGGTGACTTTGCGATAGTAGAGACTATCCGCGGTGTAGAATACGGTGAAGTGGTTATTGGTCCGAAAGAGGTTAGCGAAGAAGAGGTGGTGTCGCCTTTAAAACCGGTAATTCGCAAAGCCAATGAAACGGATGCCAAAGTTTACGAAGAAAATTGTCGCAAACAAAAAGAAGCCTTCAGCATTTGTGAAGAAAAAATTATCTTTCATCAATTACCGATGAAATTAATTGATGTAGAATATACTTTTGATGTAAATAAAATAATTTTCTATTTTACCGCTGAAGGGCGGATTGATTTTAGAGATTTAGTAAAAGATTTGGCCGCGGTATTTCGGACTCGCATTGAATTACGTCAAATTGGGGTGCGCGACGAAGCAAAAATGCTTGGCGGAATAGGTTGTTGTGGACGGCCGTTGTGCTGTGCTACTTTTCTGGGTGATTTTGAACCAGTATCAATTCGCATGGCTAAAGATCAAAGTTTATCTTTAAATCCTGCCAAAATTTCAGGTATTTGTGGTCGTTTGATGTGCTGTTTGAAATATGAAAACCATATGTACGAAGGAAATTGCAATCAAAATTGCAAGAGTTGTCGGGAATTCATTCCTCGCCCTGGACAAAAAGTGGTAACTCCCCTAGGTGAAGGCATGGTTCGAAGTGTAAATCGCAAACAACATCTAGTTACTGTAGAGTTGGCGGCTGACAATGTGCTAACTTTAAGCATCGATGAAGTGGTGGAGGTTACAGCGGTCAAAAATGAACTGTAA
- a CDS encoding tRNA1(Val) (adenine(37)-N6)-methyltransferase, with product MNCKERLDNLLGAEYQIWQAEDVLCYTMDSVLVANFLNLKKQARVLELGAGTGAISLLVALRGAQQVIGVDINPRLVCLLQRSINHNNLQTQVQALQLDLKVHKQLQSLGVFDVVVANPPYRRAQTGKVRTDVAASSACHELTADLEDFIVAASKVLKTRGRLAIVNLAERLTDTLCFLKKYQLEPKRLQFVHSYASGPAKIFLLEAVFQANSGGLEILPPLVVYQDNGQYTAALQAYYALQRPEN from the coding sequence ATGAACTGTAAAGAACGCTTAGATAATTTATTAGGCGCGGAATATCAAATTTGGCAAGCGGAAGATGTGCTCTGCTATACGATGGATAGTGTCTTGGTGGCGAACTTTTTGAATTTGAAAAAGCAGGCCCGAGTTCTAGAATTAGGTGCAGGTACAGGCGCGATTAGTTTGTTAGTTGCCTTGCGTGGTGCACAACAAGTAATAGGCGTGGATATTAATCCACGTCTTGTCTGTTTGTTGCAGCGGAGTATTAACCATAATAATTTGCAAACACAAGTACAAGCTTTGCAATTAGATTTAAAAGTTCACAAACAACTACAAAGCCTAGGTGTTTTTGATGTGGTGGTGGCCAATCCACCTTATCGACGCGCTCAAACTGGTAAAGTACGGACAGATGTCGCCGCTAGTAGTGCTTGTCATGAACTGACAGCCGACTTGGAGGATTTTATTGTGGCCGCTAGTAAGGTGCTGAAAACCCGAGGTCGCTTGGCAATAGTAAATTTGGCTGAACGCTTAACGGATACACTTTGTTTTTTAAAAAAGTATCAATTAGAGCCTAAACGCTTACAGTTTGTCCATTCTTACGCCAGCGGCCCGGCAAAAATTTTTTTGCTAGAAGCTGTTTTTCAAGCCAATAGTGGGGGCTTAGAAATTCTCCCCCCGTTAGTGGTTTATCAAGATAATGGCCAGTACACGGCTGCGTTACAAGCCTATTATGCTTTGCAGAGACCAGAAAATTAA
- the rsmI gene encoding 16S rRNA (cytidine(1402)-2'-O)-methyltransferase, whose translation MGNLYMCATPIGNLAEMTARGIEILKVADLICAEDTRHTLKLLNHFQIVAKKLISYHEHNKARQNEYILSTLAQGGEVVVVSDAGYPGISDPGEELVSLAVQRGFKVFTISGGNAALSALVASGLPTRTFYFAGFLPKTSKHRRQELQQLEKLNTTLIFYEAPHRLGETLRALLEQLGDRRIAVARELTKIHEEIFRGRISEALQWLAENGARGEFVLVVASAEISGLALESEPPATENNPADLEQLLLNYLAQGLDKKQAIAQIAKKLNIPKKVVYNTFINKEN comes from the coding sequence ATGGGTAATTTATATATGTGCGCTACGCCAATCGGGAATTTAGCGGAAATGACAGCCCGCGGTATTGAAATTTTAAAGGTGGCTGATTTGATTTGTGCCGAAGATACTAGGCATACCTTAAAATTACTCAATCACTTTCAAATAGTAGCGAAAAAATTAATCAGCTATCATGAGCATAATAAAGCAAGACAAAATGAATATATTTTATCGACCTTGGCTCAAGGCGGTGAAGTTGTGGTTGTCAGTGACGCTGGTTATCCAGGGATTTCCGACCCAGGCGAAGAATTAGTAAGTTTAGCTGTACAACGGGGTTTTAAAGTATTTACAATTAGTGGCGGCAATGCAGCTCTCAGTGCTTTAGTAGCCTCAGGACTACCGACTCGCACCTTTTATTTTGCCGGGTTTTTGCCCAAAACGTCGAAACATCGGCGCCAAGAGTTGCAACAACTAGAGAAACTCAATACTACTTTGATTTTTTACGAAGCACCACACCGTTTGGGTGAGACTTTGCGGGCCTTACTGGAACAATTAGGGGATCGCCGTATTGCTGTAGCCCGGGAATTAACTAAAATCCATGAAGAAATTTTCCGCGGGCGAATTTCTGAGGCCTTACAGTGGTTGGCGGAAAATGGTGCGCGCGGTGAATTTGTTTTGGTTGTTGCTAGTGCGGAAATTAGTGGCTTAGCGCTAGAGAGCGAGCCTCCTGCCACAGAAAACAATCCTGCTGACTTAGAACAGTTATTGCTAAACTACTTAGCGCAGGGCTTAGATAAAAAGCAAGCAATCGCTCAAATTGCAAAAAAACTTAATATCCCCAAAAAAGTAGTGTATAATACATTTATTAACAAAGAAAATTAA